The Pseudopipra pipra isolate bDixPip1 chromosome 4, bDixPip1.hap1, whole genome shotgun sequence DNA segment GGTTTAATCTTGGGCCGCTCCACCTGTCCTTGGAGGACCTTAATCATTGCAAAAGGAGTGAGAGAGTAGCCTGTGGATCACTGCAAGCCTTTTGTGTTCCTGGTGTTGTTTGTCTCCAGGTGGTATCAGAGCCTGGCATAAGGTCCAGCCCTGGGCCAAGGGAGAGCCCCACTTTGGCAATCCCTTTTGGGGCACCCAGCTCTGAGCTCCTCTGGGACAGCAGGAGTTTGTAAAACTGCCAAGGGGAACCTGGGAGATTTAGGTGCTTACAGGCAGTACTTGACCAGTATTAGTTGAAGATTTAGGTAGTAGATCTCAAATACTTGTGTCTCCTGATTTTTTACTGTGCCAAGAGTTGAGCCTAGGCCACTGGAGACATGGTAGCACACATTATCGATAAACCCAGtcttcttttaaaacatttctgggCATGGAGAATCCTGCAAAGGTTTTGTGAGACACAGTATTCCTTAAGCCTGCCAGTCAGATTACCTGTGAGTAATTGTGGCTGGActgttcctttgctttcttGGAAAATCTTGTATAACTTTTTTTGTGCGTTGCTGCATCTCCTCAGAAATGGGGAGTTTCTGGAGCTGGTTCTGCAGGCTGGATTTGCTTCGGAAAATCTGGACACTCTATGTGATAAACAGCAAAATGCAAAGCCagcatttcagtatttttctgttctgaggGAGCAAGCTGGGGGGAGAGAAGCACCTGTTTGAGAACTTGGGGTTTGCTGCACTGTGTTCCCTTCCAACCTGTCATTCCTCTCTACAAAGAAACTTCTTCTTTATGCCTTCTGGCTGCCCTCAGAACacccaggcagcaggagggagcccCATTCCCCAAGGTATCTCCCGGCACGATGTAACCATGCAGGTTTTATCAGCTCGCTGGCTCTCCTTTGCCTTACAAGGAGTGTAATCTCTCTTGCACCTCTCTGCCCCACTGACTTGACAGCTGACAGAGCACAGCCTCACATTTCTCGTCAGCTCCCAGCTCTTCCACTTGACACAGCGGAGCTGGTTCTATCCCCCTTCTCTGACACATGCTTCCCCctgccccattccaggtgctTGGCTTGCACTGGGCTCTCTCTGGCACTGCTCATTTTTCTAAACCTCCTTTTCCAAACCTCATTTTTGCAAACCCAGTGGTTTTGTCTGCTGTGGGTCATCCTGCTTTTAAATCAATGGCCCTCTTCATCCTGCAAAAGCCAAGGCACtgagttgatttttttcagacCCTCACACAACACTGCCAGAGGAAAGAGAATTGTTAAATGTACTGTGATGGACataaatatgcatatatatatatatatatgtatgtatgtatgtatgtatagtGGAGAAGCAGGACAGTCTTTGGGCTGAACTCTCTGGAGCTGTGGGTCTGATTCTTGCCTGTGCCATGTCCTCCTCATGGGATcatcaagaattttttttatttccttgtgcctcagtttccccactcTGGGCTGTGGACAATGATAACCTCCCCTTGATCATGAAGCCTCTGTGGTCTGTGAGCTTTTTGCAATGAGGAAAACCTCTCTTCTGGCACCAGCAGTGTCTGAGTGATGGGAATTTAAACTCTCCTGTACTGTGGAGCCTGGCTGGAGGCCCAGATAAAGTGGGTGGTTGCCTGGAGAAGCAGACAGCTGGAGACACCAAATCAGGCAGTGAAAAGCCTTCTCTAGCATCAAGGGGAAAGTTCCAAAGTTGTTTGGGCAGGAGACCAAAGTATGTCCCCCTCCTTCTCAGTGAATTAAGTCCTAGGAGCAAGCAGCTGGACACTTGGAAGGGGCACATGGTGGAGGTTTCCCCTTGGTCTGGGACCCTGGACACTCTCTGAGGGAGGATGGGAGGTTAGACTTCTTCACCAGTATCCTCTGATGTGTTCCTCTTGCAGCCTTGTTTTTAGGTATGTGCATACAATTCTAGGATGCTTCTTGGAAATCTAGTTTTGAACCCCCCAAAGAGGAAATTTGCCCCTTTTGGAGGGTATTTCATCACCCTCTGACTCACAGTAACCTCTCAGCAGTTAAACCACAGAGCCAGGGGCAGGAATAGCTGGTGAGCAGCACTTACTGCTGCTGGCATCAGACAAAGACACGTCAGGCTCTTTGGATTTGCAGGAGAAATTTGCATCACTAGCCCCTCTGCAGGAAGGCTTTAAGTGGCCTGAAGAGCCCAGTGATAAAGCTGATGTCAGACTAAACAGGGAGGACTTCACACACTGAGGGCCCCATGTCCTACTCCACCCAGTGCTCCTATGAGCTCACCTTTCCTCACTTCAGCCATATTCAGAGGCTTTGCAGGCAGGCAAAGCTCTTGGGCTTGTTCTTTGCCTTGACATTCTTCTTTGTGCTCACCTGAGCCACAGACACATCAGGCATCTGCTTTCTGCTCAGCACAGGCCagacagaaaccaaaaccagacTGAAAATCCTCTTGatggcagcagtgctgaggaggaGCAGATGAGCTTCATACAAGAGGGCTGAGAGCTGGGGAATGCTTTATTGCTGTCCTCCTTTAAACAAACTCTTTGTCTCTTTGAAGTAGccaaacagaaaaggaacagCACCTGGCAAGCACACAAGGATTAAGCTGGGTGGGATGTTTCTTCACTTTCCCAGAAAATCTTGAGGGGTCCATCCTTAGCGGCTGTGGGGAGCCCAGGGATGCaaagctggcagagctgggctgagctggccCTCACTGAGGTACGAGCCAATGTGTCCTTCTGTCTTTCCAGCCTGACACATGTCATCTGTCACACCTGCTTCAAGCGGCAGGAGAGGCTGCACCGCTGTGGCCAGTGCAAGTTTGCCTATTACTGCGACCGAACCTGCCAGAGGGCGGCTTGGCTCAACCACAAAAACGAGTGCTCTGCCATCAAGAGACATGGCAAGGCACCCTCTGAAAACATCAGGTGAGAGCCGACCCCCGGGGGCTGAGCTGCCAGCCTGGGAGAGGACGGTGCATCCCATGGCAAGGAAGAACTGGGTGGCGTGATTTGGACAGGGTGGAGGTGGGAGAAAATTTAGGAAGTGCCAAGACTATCCTTGTGCTGAGAGGATGGGGACTTGGAAGAGCATCTGGGGTACAAGGGATGTGcccctgcttttatttttctggtgcTGGGCCCCAAAAATTCTACTGCAGGTGAGGAAAACCCACCCTGGATGGTTTAGGAGGTGTGGGAAAGTGGGGAGTAGGTGGAAAAGTGAAATAGGAGATGGGCTCTTCCCAAATTTGTCTATAGGATACATTAATTTGGCTTCACATCCCTGCTCTGTCATAAGAAAATGAGAGGAGTCCCCAGGGAAATGGGAGCACTCGTGGAGGGCTGGGGACCTGGGTGTCCTTAGCACTTCTCCAGAAGAGAACACAAATGCAGGGGCAAAACCTtgcttctccctttccttcaaAAGCCCACAGATGGTGACCAGCCATAAGCCATCAGCCATCTGAAGCTGAGCCAGTctcagtctgtctgtctgcacACAATTTCCCACCTATGAAATGAATTTTGATGGACCTTCATTCCCTCTCCTTGTGGTggtgggggggtggtggtgcTAACTCCTGTGGCTGTGTCCCGGCCAGGCTGGCTGCCCGGATCCTGTGGAAGATCGAGAGGGAAGGCAGTGGGCTGTCTGAGGGCTGCCTGGTCTCCATTGATGAGCTGCAGAACCACGTGGACAGCTTTGGGGACGAGGAGAAGAAGGATCTCCGCATTGACGTGGAGAGCTTCCTCGAGTTCTGGCCACCCCACTGCCAGCAGTTCGGCATGCAGTTCATCTCCCACATATTTGGAGTGGTATGTTGGAGGGGTTGGGAGAGCAAAGGGGGCAGTGTCTTTAATGCCAGCTTTCCAGAGAAAGTCTCCAGCTGGCCTGAGTTGAGGATGGCTGATTTCATCCCTCCGTGGACTGCCTGTTCCCCAGTAGCATCTCTTCTGCACTGACactgggaaactgaggcatggcAAGGGCAAGGTCTGAAGCATTTTGTCTGTCTAAACATGCAGACAAGTGGTTTGCTCAGTGGTAGGTGCTGCATTGTCATCACAAGTCCCACTGGGCATCTCTCTGCACCCAGGAGAGCTGAGAAAATCTAAACGTGTTCTTAGTAAATATACttagaatatatttaaatataacaaATCTATTTAGTAGATACATTACTGTCTATTGATATTGTATGCAttggattatttatttataatagctaataaatatttatatatagatattGTTTAtatgataaatatttaatatatataataaaactGGTAAAAGATACTAACTATATTTGATAATATCCATTACCACCTTGTTAACTACAAATTTTTGTTCTCAGTGTAGCAGAGAGGCAAATTCCTAGAAGCCAGTTCAGGTtgagctgctctgcccccagctctgGTACCAGTTGGTTAGTGATACACCAACCCCTCGGCTCCCAACAGAGCCAAAGGAGCCAGGGTGATCTGGGAGGAGACACGCTCTGCTTGCACCTCTGCCAGTGACTGTTGTGGCAGAGAAGCTGGGTTTGCCAGTCCTGTCACAGGGAGAGGACACAGCATCCTTTGCTAGCACCCCACAAACGAAATCCAGTCCATTGGACTCAGGGAGACATATGTGCTAATGACTGGCATAGCTTGTCAGTGAAGAAGTAAGGACGTACAGAAAACGTACAGAATCAGttcagagaggaaataaaactatTAACAAGGTAAAACAATTAGCAGCTGAATTCCTTTGGTCAGTCCTACCACATATTCTCTTtgcaaatgtttcctttttttatgtTTGTGACTATAAACTATTCCATTCATATGTGATAATAATGTATCATATAGGCAAATAAAATGATTCATTCTTGGTAGATTTGTCATGGAAAAGCCATTCTGAAAATTCGTAATAAACAGTAGTAATTAACTCATTTTTATAAGCTTTGAGGGCAACCCAGCAAACATGACCTGGTTGAACACAGCTCTCAAGGTTAATTTCTAACTGATACCTGTTTTAATAAGTGTGAACTTTGCTTTCTGCTTGTATTgcttcaaattaattttcctttgacCTTTTCCTGAATTATTTCTAGGAAGCAAATATATAAGGAAACCAGTACATGGTCAAACCAAGTTTATCTTAGGCATCCCAACCAAATATTAACAGCAAATATTCTGCAACATTtactcagctctgctctgggttgGTCCCTGTGCATGAGTCCTACACTGCTTCTCTTGATGTTTTGTCCCAGCTGGAAGGTTTtcaactttttcttctttaacgCTTCTTCCTGCCTGTGTTTTGGGACTAGATCAGCTGCAATGGCTTTACCCTCAGTGACCAAAGAGGACTGCAGGCTGTTGGTGTGGGAATCTTCCCCAACCTCTGCCAGGCCAACCATGACTGCTGGCCCAACTGTACGGTCGTCTTCAACAATGGCAAGTGAGTGGATTTCTTTCCTTGGACACAAAAGGGATGAATCCTAAGGGGCAACTCTGCCAAGTCTGCAAACTCTGCCAACCCTGGTGTCAGATCCCTGTCTCAGAAAATCTGTTAATTCTTATTTCCTTCTctagctcagaaaaaaaaaaaaaaaaagaaaaaaaatcagtattttctttctcaagaggaactgttttctctgtcattgttattttaaaacttgtCATCTGATGCACTAAAACACAAGATTTGACCCCAAATCCAGCAActagaaaagaattttttccttttttttcttgagttttgTAACTAGACTCAAAATAGGTAGATAAAGTAGTAAGTAGCTGTTTAGCTCCCCCTTATATTGAGGCTTCATAACTATGGAGTAATTCCAGTTAGTAATTTACTAAGGATTATGCTGAGTCCACAGTCCAAGTTTCTCAAGATTGCAATCAGCTGTGTATCACTATCTGCTGAGGTGTTTATAACCATTCCTAACACAACCCTCATCTGGTGAGAGTGTTCCATCTCCATTAATCACTGATTAACACTTTAGCAATGGGACCTTAATGACAATTGTGACTGTTATCTGCAAGCAGTGTCATGTCCGAGTGCAGGATGCTCTAAAACCAATGAGCATTCCCCATTCCCACCCAAGTCCTGTAAGAAAACTTTTGAGAGAAAAGTGAAACGGGAAGAGATTCAGTGGGAAATGCAGGGACATTTCatcagagctgggagaggaggctgCTGCTCTCAAGGCTTGGGACAGCCCACAGGAAGGAtgctctgcccttcccagccttCGAGCCGTGACAGGTATAAACTGCTGCTGATCCAGCAGGTTGCAGCATGTTCAAGACATTTACTGTGGGAAATTTCTTCTCAAAAACTGCACAGCCACAGTATTTCCTCCAAACTTTTCCACTATGATTTTACAGCTTCCTGTCTTCACCAAACTTTAGTGCTATAAGTTAACCCCCTCCCTAGCCTCCCTTTCTTCAACTAACATGTTGCTTCTGCACTCCAGTTATCGCTGCTGGTTTTCCCTGATAAAACTACACCAGCATTTATCAAGCACCTTGTAAACatgcaaagagaaaataaaactgcattAGGATGATTACCTTGGTGGGAAATAGGGTCTGATCCAAAGTCAGGTTGGAGTCTGTGGTATGGTATCCAGTTGTCCTGGATTAGATCCATAGTGGGGTGATGGAGAGCCTCTCCAACCAGCTTCCAGCAGTGGAGGAGGTaaccagcagtgacagcagcccTGAAGTCTGACCTCCTGGGCAGTAAGTAGAGGACTGGCATTTTATTTGCCTGACAGCTTCTCAAAGCTCCCACATGTATCTTTTTACTGACTTGAAACTTGACCCTCTGGTTATTTCCCAGGTAAATTATGAAGGTTTCTTGTCTTTATGTGTAAACCTGATGATAAGTCCCTGTCTTGAGAACTCAACTCTCTATCAGCACTCAAGGCACAATACTAGACTTGAGGACCCACAAACTCATCATACAGAGCACAGTCCTTGGGGCTGATATCTCAGTCTGGTTTCCATTTCAGACTGTGTTTTAGGGACTACAACTGCTGATGTCAGTGGAGACATTTCTGTACAGGAGAACTAATCCCCTTGCACCTGCCAAATGTCAGAAGAAGGTTTTGCACATCACAGTGCTAAAATCACAGTGCCAGGGCAGTTCTCCACGAAATCCTCCATGGCCCAATGGGCACTTCAGTTCTGGCAGCTGCATAGCAAAAGGGAGGCTCTCAATGCAGTGAATCAGGAGCGAGGCACAGGGAACCCCCTTGTCTCCTGTCAGTACAACGTCCCAATGCGCTATGCCATGTACCATTTTTTTTGGTTGTACTTTTATGTGTGTAAACTGCAGAtatttgttttgtctttcagtCATGAGGCTGTAAGATCAATGTTCCACACACAGATGAGGTGGGTCAGTCTTGAAAGCATCGTTCCCCTCTGTTGCCCTGTACCCTTCATGCCCCATATTTAATGGAAAAGATGCAAACATCCCTAGGGTCTTTCCCTGTTTGCAGCAAATTTCACTTCCCTTGTTTTCTAaacttctcttccttccccGTGTAAAGCCCCACTAAACTCAAACCTCACTTAACTCTGCATTTTGTAGTAAATTAGAATGATAGTGGTAATACTGTGACTATCTCCCCCAGGGTTAAttccctctctgccttcccaCCCTCTCCCTTGGCTTCCTTCCTGTCAGTATTTCCCCTCTGCACTTCTCATTTCTCCTCCCCTGACCATGGCAAGAGCGTGAAAGTCAGAACAAGGTCTTGCTAATCTTGTACAGCCCAAAATAAAACCTTGCATATTAGGAGATGAGAAATGATTGTGTTACTGACACACTAAATGGTCCACGTTTCTTCTGCAACAAACAGTGCCCGATGAATGCTCTGCCTACAATAGCAGTTCCGTGAGATGTAGGTTTCAATCCTTTTTTATCATAATACTTGATTAATGTTTCACCTTTCAATGATGCCACTGTTACCTGATCCCAACtaaataaatcacaaaaatatgtgcaaaaaaaaaaaaaaagtctctgctTAGCTCATGGCACTTGGTATATTATATTCAGTCCTATTAAGTCCCCACTGTTGTCTTTAAACTTTAATTTCAATCAGACTGCAATTTCCTCAAGCAAGTTGTGAAATGCATTGGAAGTGCTCTTCTTCACCGTTGATTCTTACTCAGGACATTATAGATAGGGCCATAAAAAGGGGCACATGTGTTTCATTTCTGATTAGAGTTGCTATTTTGGGGCAATTTGAGTTTTGATCTATCAGGCACTCGCTGTGCCTGTGCATGCAGCTATCAAGGTCCTTGCTGCTCGTGGCAGACACTGGGGAAAAGAACTTTGGACAAGCTCAGTGGTGTGTTCCTGGCTGACAGTGTCTCTTTAactacagcttttaaaatatgccATGTGTTTCCTGGCTTATCCCAAAGGCTATCAATCCCATCAAGGGATGGCTGCTTAAAATATACCTATAGTGCTTGAGCTATTGGGGGCATCATGAAAGTCAGAGGCTTCTCTGGTTGCATGACTCACTTTAACGAGAATCCTGATAGGTGTGTACAGGAATGTTTATGTGTAAACCTTTCCAATGGGAATTGCTCCTTTTCATGCACTTTTTCCTGGAGTAGCAGGTTGCACTTTTCTCTGGCTGGCATTTTCCTGCGGTTGAGACATAACTAATTCCTACCCTTTGTGACAATGGCATGTTTAGTGACAAATTTTGTATGAAATATGCTGTTGGTATGATTGAACAGCCAGAGAAGGTCAAGACCAGCCTCAGAGAGTAATTTTTACAGCAGCTTTAGCATagctgaaaagctcagagcTACGCCCTTGGTGCTGAGAGCTTGTAACAGGAATTACAAGGGAATTAaaagggagctgcaggagatttACGATCATTCGCAAAAATATGATCACACAGAATAAGTCATGTCTTCCCCAAAGGACCTACTTTTAATGCACCTGGTGAGACCTGTGAGTCCTCTGCCACCTGTGCCTTTGGTGAGGCCCTTGTTGGGTTCCACCTAAAGCacctcatgttcaggtggggGCAGCATATCCCCCCCAGGTCCATCTCATAACAGGTATGGACATCAAACAGGCTGTTGAGCTCACTAGTAGTTGGGAGAGGAGATGGATACAGGAGCACCACCTCACAGTTGGTATTtgatagggtttttttccccattctggCCAAATTCTTCAGCCACTTGTACCTGTCCAGCCCCTGCAACTGAGAGATGGCCTGGAGTAACTGGGAGATTCAGTGTACAGAGTGAAACAGCAAGGGACTAGTTTTGAATGTCCATCTTATTTGAGAGGTTTTGCAGGGAATGACGTGAGAGAAAGGCAGGTGCTTTCCAAAAGCCTGTCATCAAGGGCTTTCCATGGGTTTCTCTAACACAGGCTGGCAGTTGAATTGTGGTTGTAATAGCAATAGGCATCAGGTCAAAAGATCTATTAAAAGATAGACTCTTTGCAGATAACCATTTCTAAGCCTTTATGTAAAGATGCATGAACAGGGAGAGGGCATCCCTGACCCAGAACCCAGAGGGAATTTGTCTTAACTTTTCAAAGTGAAAATGACACCGAAGGCAGCACAGCTTGGGATCTGGGAGTCTAGCCAGGGTAGCATGCaaagcagtatttaaaaaaaaagacttaaagTCCAAACTCAGCATTTTGTTGGGTATTTCTAATCTTGGGGGGGGTTTCCTGGTGATATCTCCTGCAACGTAATAAAAGTTGATGTCTAGGTTCAACCCCCATCTGGATAAAGTAATTGAGCCATAATCTGTTTGTAGATCAGAACTTCACATATCCACGCCAGGGACttgcagaggggcaggaaaaACTGGTGTGACTGTATTCTTGCTCTGTATTCAGTTAACCAGACTGCTGTTCATCTCTGCATTGCTCCCTGAAGACCTAAAGCAGGGCCTTAGGGCGAGGGCTCAGCTCTGCAAGGCAGGGACAGGTCGCAGGATTTGTCCCTGATGGCTCTGTGGCCCCacctttgcttctgctgctcctccaagCGCACATCTCATCTCCTCTGCACTCAGGATTGAGCTGCGGGCTCTGAGCAAGATTTCTCCAGGGGATGAGCTGACAGTTTCCTACGTGGATTTCCTCAACCTGAGCGAGGAGCGGCGGAAGCAGCTGAAGAAGCAGTACTACTTCGACTGCACCTGCGAGCACTGCAAGAAACAGCTCAAGGATGACCTGATGCTGGCggtgaaggggggggaaagcaAGGTATGGTTGGTCCTGCTGTGTCCAAACCCAGTggtggctgtgtctcctccacTAAGGCATCTGAGTCTCTCTAGGACTGTGGTTTCTCAGCATGAGGACACTGTTAATAAGAACACAGTCCGATTTTGGCAAAAACATGACTAGTGCCAAGGtaaaaaaatgagaacagaaCTGAACCTTGACTGGGCACAACACTGAGCACAACACAATTCAAGCCCACCATGCAAGACCAGTTTAATCCTTATTATCCAGTATAAGTgcagattttaatttaaaaaagccCATAGAATTTTCCTTTAACCTAAAAGTCCATCAACAGACAGAATGCAAAAATATTGGAAAATTAGGTCCAGAGCTGAGAAAAATGCTGGCATCTAGACTGGGGCTTTTTCCTGAGAAACTGAAAGAGAATCATCATTTTGAGCAGCAGACATGGAAATGTGATGCAGGTGATTTGTGGTGACAGAACTAACCAGTGATGCTGAAGCTGTATGGTTTGTACCATCACCCTGGCTCCAGGAATGTGGAAAGTCTGAACTTCCAGTCCCTCTTTTCAAAGCCCTGTCACATGGATTTTGCACCGTCACTTGACATTTGTGCGTGGTTGCTGTGGGCAGACTGACTGTGAAGAATTAACGTTTGACTGCTCATTTTTAAGTAGTCTGTGTTTTCCTTGGAGGTCTCACAAGTCATCAAGTGGGAGAGTGTAAGGCTGTGTCTTGCTGTTGGCAGTGGCATGTGTTGTTTGGCCAGCAGCTCCAATTTGTGAGAGTGCTGGTAGCTCTAAGAGTTTCTTTTTGGTTCCTCTGCCCAAGGATATAATTGCTCACAGATTTTGTCTTCCATGGCAGCGTTAGCTTAGGGGGTTCTACTCCTGCAAGCTCTATAAAGTGTAtaagggaaggcaaggcaaagCAAGGCAATTTAATGTATCATCAAGTCATTGATCTGCACTGTTGAGCAGTCTCATAATGAATCAGATAGTACAGGTCAGGGACTGATGTAAGGCAGGACCAAAAAGCAAGGGTGGGATGAGGAGCTGTGACTTCAGACCAACGGTGCCACCAGGAGAGGCTCAGCAAGATGCACTTTCCTGAGAAGGAGGACAGAACCCTCAGCCTCCAGCTCAGAAGTTACCAGGAAACCAAGCTCAGCCCTGTAACTCTTCTTCCATATAGGTGGCAATCATGAAAGGCTGGGTATTGCAGAGTATAAATCTCTTCTAGAGAAAGGTTTAGAGAAGTGGGAAACTGATATGAGGGAATTCCCATGTGAAACAGAACATGGGACCAGAGGAGACCCGTTGCTTGCTGGGTCAAGTTCTCCTCTAGTGCAAAACACCCTACTCCATAATCCCATTTTAAATTATTGAGCTTCATCTTAAAGCTAATCCTGACTACTGTACTTCCCTACTTATAGTATAAAGCTGCCCCAGAGCTCAGTTCTCTGATGCAGAAGGATTTTTATCTGGctttctgcagaaatattttttaacgCCTTCTCCAGTAGACAGcataaaaaaacctcagctgTCATTCAACACCTGCTATCAAGTGAGCACTGAGAGCATcaatcacagaagggtttgagTTGGCATCTCactccaacccccctgccatgggaagggacacctcccaccagagATGCACCATCCCCTTTTTGTGACATTAAAggtgctgtgcagcacagagcaggaaaacatgCACTTTTGGGTGAATGCCCTCCACAGTCTGAAGTGCCTGTGTAGAAAAAGGCTGTTAAGTATGCAAGGTGCATGATTTCAGCTGTTAAAAATACACTTCATCCACAGACAATAGGTATCCAGGCTGACCTCACCCTCAGAGCTCGGGTGTATCACATTTTCTGAATTCAGACACACTTgcctgagagcagcagcactcaCAGCTGCCTGGAAAAAGTGCTAGGAATATGTGCAAGATTGGCAGCTTACATGCCCAACAGCTGCTCTGACCTCCAGTCCTTCACCCCTTCCAAAGAGTAGCAAAGTTACCATTGTTTATAATGGCAACAGACTTAGAAGTCTAGTAAAGGCAAGGGAGGATTTTTGTTAGACAAAGCCACGGTGGAAATGCTGTTTAAAGTACCTATTCTGGGAGTCTTTACTCAGGCAGCAAGTTCATGTGGTTTGCACTGACATTAGCATGGCCTTTGAATGTGCTCTGTGCCCCAGGACACTCTGTGTGCTGCTCAGACAGCTGCCCAAATCTGATGAGCTATGATAGCTTC contains these protein-coding regions:
- the SMYD1 gene encoding histone-lysine N-methyltransferase SMYD1 isoform X1; the encoded protein is MTKGGMESVEVFTTEGKGRGLKAQKEFLPGDVIFAEPAYAAVVFDSLTHVICHTCFKRQERLHRCGQCKFAYYCDRTCQRAAWLNHKNECSAIKRHGKAPSENIRLAARILWKIEREGSGLSEGCLVSIDELQNHVDSFGDEEKKDLRIDVESFLEFWPPHCQQFGMQFISHIFGVISCNGFTLSDQRGLQAVGVGIFPNLCQANHDCWPNCTVVFNNGNHEAVRSMFHTQMRIELRALSKISPGDELTVSYVDFLNLSEERRKQLKKQYYFDCTCEHCKKQLKDDLMLAVKGGESKPSADTVKEVIQFSKDTLEKINKARMEGLYHEVVKLCRDCLKKQEPVLGDTNIYLLRILSIASEVLSYLQMFEEAADYAKKMVDGYLKIYHPNNAQLGMAVMRAGVTHWHAGLIEAGHGLICKAYAILLITHGPSHPITKDLEAMRVQTEMELRLFQQNEFMYYKMREAALKNQKIQVMPEPSNENAPSLFHKKE